In Actinoplanes octamycinicus, the genomic window GACATGCACCCGCTGGACGCCCGCACCGACCGTAAGCAGCACGCCCAGCAGAGCCAGGGCCTCGGCTACTGCAACATCACCAAGTGCTGCACCGAGGTCTGTCCGGAGCACATCAAGATCACCGACAACGCGATCATCCCGATGAAGGAGCGCGTCGTGGATCGCCGATACGACCCGCTGGTCCGCCTCGGTCGCAAGATCTTCCGCCGGGACCAGCTGGAGAGCGCCCAGCCGGAGACCATGGCCCCGTCCACCAGCGAGGGCGTGTCCGGCGTCGGAGCCGGCATGACCTACACCAGCGCCCGCCTCCCGGAGGGCCCACCGGTCGGCCCGGACGGCCGCCTCGACATCGCCGAGCTGGCCGCGCCGCTGCAGGGCGGCCTCTCCCCGTTCGGCGAGGACATCGAGTTCCCCCTCCCGCCGGAGCAGGTCAGCTACCACCACCCGGACGCCGACCCGTCGGTCCCGCCCGCCGATTCACCCGCGGCAGGCGGTGGTCATTCTTAGACCGATTTTCGGTACGCCGGACGGCGCGCCCGTCCCGGTCATGCATAGAGTCGGCGCATGCCGTCGCTCGTCACTCCCGCCCTGGCCGCTGGGACGCTGGCCGCTTCCGCACAGCCGGAGATCGCCGGGGACGGGGTGCTGCTGCGCCCCTGGCAGGCATCGGATCGGCCGGCGGTCGTCGCCGGGTATGCGGATCCGGCGATTCAGCGCTGGCACTGCCGGTCCATGACCGAGGACGAGGCGGCGGCCTGGATCGCCCGATGGCCGGACCGCTGGCGGGACGAGACCGGCGCGGGCTGGGCCATCGTGGACACTCGGACGCCGGACCGGGTCGCCGGGCAGATCAGCTTCCGGCGGATCGACCTGGGTGAGGCGATCGCCGAGTTGTCCTACTGGGTGCTTCCGGAGTTCCGGGGCCGCCGGATCGCGCCGCGGGCGTTGCACGCGCTGACCGGCTGGGCCTTCGCCGAGCTGGGGCTGTACCGGCTGGAGCTGAACCACTCGACCGCCAACACCGCCTCCTGCCGGGTCGCCGCGCAGGCCGGCTATCCGGTGGAGGGCACCAAGCGGGGTGAGGCCCGGCACGCCGACGGCTGGCACGACATGCACCAGCACGCCCGTCTCGCCATCGACTGATCCGCTCGCCCGCCGGTCACCCCGGGTCCGCCGGCGGGGTCGAGGCGCCGGTCAGGGACAGCTGAGCGATGGCCACGTCGTGCCAGGCCCGG contains:
- a CDS encoding GNAT family N-acetyltransferase → MPSLVTPALAAGTLAASAQPEIAGDGVLLRPWQASDRPAVVAGYADPAIQRWHCRSMTEDEAAAWIARWPDRWRDETGAGWAIVDTRTPDRVAGQISFRRIDLGEAIAELSYWVLPEFRGRRIAPRALHALTGWAFAELGLYRLELNHSTANTASCRVAAQAGYPVEGTKRGEARHADGWHDMHQHARLAID